In one window of Bacteroidota bacterium DNA:
- a CDS encoding response regulator transcription factor gives MNKKKILIADDERDISEILKFNLVSEYDLTIVYSAEEALELELEQFDLFILDVMMEEISGFQLADIIRHEKNLNTPIIFLTAKNTENDLLTGFSIGGDDYIKKPFSINEVKARVYSVLKRSNKKQLLINKDDVFIYKDLEVSEKSKEVKINQEVLNLTKKELEILNLLIKNKDEIFSREDIFKHVWDSESFVGDRTIDVHITRLRKKLGDYGKCIVNRVGYGYKFETK, from the coding sequence ATGAATAAAAAGAAAATATTAATTGCCGACGATGAAAGGGATATTAGCGAAATTTTAAAGTTTAACTTGGTTTCGGAATATGATTTAACCATTGTTTACTCAGCCGAAGAAGCACTTGAGTTAGAATTAGAGCAATTCGATTTATTTATTCTCGATGTAATGATGGAAGAAATTTCAGGGTTTCAGTTAGCTGATATTATACGTCACGAAAAAAACTTAAATACTCCAATTATTTTTCTAACTGCAAAAAATACTGAGAATGATCTTTTAACAGGCTTTAGTATTGGTGGTGACGATTATATAAAAAAACCATTTTCTATAAACGAAGTAAAGGCAAGAGTTTATTCAGTTCTAAAACGTTCTAATAAAAAGCAGCTGCTTATTAATAAAGATGATGTATTTATTTATAAGGATTTAGAAGTTTCCGAGAAGTCAAAAGAAGTTAAAATCAATCAAGAAGTATTAAACCTCACAAAAAAAGAATTAGAAATTTTAAATCTTCTAATAAAAAATAAAGATGAAATTTTTTCGAGGGAAGATATTTTCAAACATGTTTGGGATAGTGAATCTTTTGTAGGTGATAGAACAATCGATGTTCATATTACCCGGTTGAGAAAAAAACTTGGCGACTACGGAAAGTGTATAGTAAACCGAGTAGGCTACGGCTACAAGTTTGAAACAAAATAG
- a CDS encoding ATP-binding protein: protein MGQKTYIPYKTRIIVTFVSMFFLFAGTVTVYQYQREKETKILSIENTLCQYSDIIFNHLNKNNDYTYVDSLVELFPVENLRVTVIDLSGKVLFDNAVRDVKELDNHGSRPEILSAKSNTKGYNIRKSATTGKEYFYFAKNYENLFVRSSLIYNIPVINQLKVDTLFILITAIIFIVFLIIALFVADKLGDSILVLKNFAINAKNNKEQQSTIIDKLPNDELGVIAQEIITLYSDINKAKNILSIEREKLNNHFQYSSKGIAIFNEKRENIFVNPLFIQYINIILTKSNVVSEDIFKSKIFKGVIGFVDKKLTDNSKGKIYNYNENIESNGKYFEINASVFFDKSFEISIADITKDEKRRILKHEITGNIAHELKTPVTIVKGYLETITENKDLESEQSDYFLSRSIEQINRLVDIINEISIISKLEEAPNHYEIEELNLNEILNNIKIYLGVKLDKKNIILHINLFEGVIITGNKTLIHSIFQNLIDNSIKYAGENTTIEINTYLEDDTHYYFSYRDNGPGIPEEHIQRIFERFYRVSKGRSRSTGGSGLGLSIVKNAVQFHKGVINAKIHKNGGLEFVFSLGKKSDRVNKL, encoded by the coding sequence ATGGGGCAAAAGACTTACATACCTTATAAAACAAGAATAATTGTAACCTTTGTTTCGATGTTTTTTTTATTTGCCGGAACAGTAACAGTTTACCAATATCAAAGAGAAAAAGAAACAAAAATCTTATCTATAGAAAACACTCTTTGTCAATATTCTGATATAATATTTAATCACCTTAATAAAAACAACGACTATACTTACGTTGATAGTCTTGTAGAGTTATTTCCTGTTGAAAACTTACGAGTTACAGTAATTGATTTATCAGGAAAGGTATTGTTTGATAATGCAGTACGCGACGTAAAAGAATTAGATAATCACGGAAGTAGGCCGGAAATATTATCAGCCAAAAGTAATACCAAAGGTTATAATATTAGAAAATCTGCAACCACAGGAAAAGAATATTTTTACTTTGCCAAAAATTACGAAAACCTATTTGTGCGTTCGTCGTTAATTTATAATATCCCTGTGATTAATCAGCTAAAAGTAGATACACTTTTTATATTAATTACTGCAATAATTTTTATTGTATTCTTAATCATAGCCCTGTTTGTAGCCGATAAACTGGGTGATTCAATTTTAGTTTTAAAAAATTTTGCAATCAATGCAAAAAATAATAAAGAACAACAAAGTACCATTATCGATAAACTTCCAAACGATGAGCTAGGTGTAATCGCTCAAGAAATTATTACTCTTTATAGTGATATTAATAAGGCAAAAAATATATTATCTATAGAGCGTGAAAAGCTTAATAATCATTTTCAATACTCGAGTAAAGGAATTGCTATTTTCAATGAAAAGAGAGAAAATATTTTTGTTAATCCTTTATTTATACAATATATCAACATAATTTTAACCAAAAGCAACGTAGTATCTGAAGATATTTTTAAATCAAAAATTTTTAAAGGGGTAATAGGTTTTGTAGATAAAAAGTTGACAGATAATTCAAAGGGTAAAATTTATAACTATAATGAAAATATAGAAAGTAACGGAAAATATTTTGAGATAAATGCAAGTGTGTTTTTTGATAAAAGTTTCGAAATTTCTATTGCTGATATAACTAAAGATGAAAAAAGAAGAATTCTAAAACATGAAATTACCGGAAATATTGCTCATGAACTAAAAACGCCGGTTACTATAGTAAAAGGTTATTTAGAAACAATTACCGAAAATAAGGATCTGGAGAGCGAGCAATCTGATTACTTTTTGAGCAGATCTATTGAGCAAATCAATAGGCTTGTTGATATTATTAATGAAATTAGCATTATTTCTAAACTAGAAGAAGCCCCTAACCATTATGAAATAGAGGAATTAAATTTAAATGAAATTCTTAATAATATCAAAATCTATCTTGGTGTAAAGCTAGATAAGAAAAATATTATTTTACATATAAATTTATTTGAAGGGGTAATTATTACAGGAAATAAAACCCTTATACATTCTATTTTTCAAAATTTAATAGACAATTCTATAAAATACGCAGGCGAAAATACTACTATCGAAATTAATACTTATTTAGAAGACGATACTCACTATTATTTCTCATATAGAGATAATGGTCCAGGAATACCAGAAGAACACATCCAAAGGATTTTTGAACGATTTTACAGGGTAAGCAAAGGAAGGTCAAGAAGTACAGGAGGATCCGGTTTGGGACTTTCTATTGTAAAAAATGCAGTACAATTTCACAAAGGCGTAATAAATGCCAAAATCCATAAAAATGGAGGATTAGAGTTTGTTTTTTCTCTTGGAAAGAAGAGCGATAGAGTGAATAAATTATAA